The genomic segment GAGAATTACATTCGAAGACTTAAACGTTAGGAATTAATCTCCGCTTCGCAGTTAGAAGCATTTTTTCGCCCGCCTATCGACCATCCGAGTGCATATTGCCGTGCCGTTGTGCAAAGTGCGTCGGGCGCATTCGCCGCTGGTCGTGTCTCGTCTTCGTGATGGAAGCCACGTACATGACGCATTGCTGCTCAGTGAACCTGAATTGCCGAATACCGCTCGGTTGTCGCGTTTTGCGCGATTCGACAAGATATAAACTGCATTATGTCTAGCTGCCCGCGATTCCGCGGCGAGCCCCTTCACGCGTCGGTGAATTGCTCAAATTGGCAGCGCGAGACGAGATTAGCGACCATGAATGGCTCGCAATCACCCGGGCGACAGCGGCCGATTAGCCTCCGGAAAGACGGCTATGAATCAAATTCCTCGCTCTTGCTGGACGTACCGAGGCGAGATCGATCCATTTGCCAATTCGAGCGAGTTCTTATCCCCGCTGCCTGATATCTCGTCGCTGAAACAGGAATATCGACAGGCCAAAGAGCGCCGCGGACAACACGGTTAATACGAGGGCATCCCCCCAATCCATCCCGGTATTCAAAGGGTCGCTGACCAGGTAGTAGTGGAAGGGTGACAGCCACGCAATACCGGCAAGGCCGTCGTTGATCTTTACCAGCGACGTCAATAGATGTGAGACGAGAGCTGCGCCCACAGCTCCATAGATGGCAGCCGACGCACGTCCCGTGCCGGCGCCAATTGCTAGGGCGAGGAAGCCGAATACCAGGCCTGACAACACTTGGAGTGCAGCGGTCGAGCCGATGTTGACAAAAGACATCCCGAGGTCACCGAACACCGACCCCAAGGACACGCCGGCGAACGTCGCGATACCGACTGCGATCCCAAAAAGCGTCATGGTCGCGGATTTCTCGATCACGATTCTGGAACGGCGAATGGGATTGGCCAGCAACAGCCCCATCGTGCGTCGCGACTCCTCGCCAGCGAGGGCTCCGGCGCCCGTGACAGCCGTCACCAGGATGACGGCAAGTGGGGCCATCAAGCCAAATGTTTCCAGCGTGTACCAACCTTCCGGAGTGCCCAGTTCGCCGCCCCCAAAGAGCGCGATTAACTCCTCGGGGAAATTGTGGAACGCAACGCGCGTCTCCTCCGTCAACGATGCGTACATTGGCCCCAATATGACGCCCATGACTAGAAACATGGCAGCCGATGTGACCAGAAGCAGGGTCTGGTAATCGGAGACGGTCTTCAGCCATATAGACGACACCCTGGCCGAACCGGCAAGTCGCCCAACGATCCGGTTGAGGATCGGATTGCTCCGCATTCTGTCCAGTAGCGAGGTCCCAACGGATTGGCTTTTGAGGTCACGGCGGCCGAACCCGACCATGGCGGCGACCAAGAGCACGACGGACGCTGAAGCCAGAACTGCCAGGTGGTCCCACGCGATGCCGTTGTAGATCGGGTCACTCCCATCAAAGTAGTACCAAGGGAATGCTTTGCGCAGGTTCTCCAGCCCCTCGACAAGGGGCAAGAGCCCGACTGCAAAGAAGGAAATCACAAGGATCCCAGCGGCCACGCCCGATGCCGTGTCGCGATTGCCGGTTATGGCGCCGATGGCCAGAGCCAGCATTCCGTAATAGACGGCGTTGACGTAAAGGTGTAGCGCCAGGGCTTCCACTTCCAGGCCGCTGATTTCAACATCCATCAAGGCGGCCGCCGGGTAGACCGAAGCCCACAGGATGGCAACAGTGAGGGCGGCCAGCACGACGAGGGAAGCGGCTTTGGACAAAAGGACGTGCGTGCGACTCTTGGGATTTGCGAGCAGGATGTTCATAGTCCCGTTCCGCTCTTCCCCAGCAATCGCTGCGCTACCGAAAACGAGCGCCATTGCGGCCGTCACGAATGCCCCGAAGGAACCAAGAATGTAGCCGACCGCCAAGCCCCCGGCGTCAACGCCCTCCCCGATGCCGAACAAGGAGCGAAACGCCTCGGGCAATTCGGTGTAAATCGTGAGGTCGATTTCCCTATAGGCTGCCATCCCGAACAAAAGCAGCAGCGCGAGACTAACGGCCGAGATGACCCACCCGAGCCAGCGATCGCGCGCCGTTTTGAGGGTTATGTTCGCCAGCGTCATTGCTTGGCCACTTCATCGGTGTGGTAGTAGGTGAGAAAAATCTCCTCAAGATCGGTTTCGCTCGTCTTGATGTCCTCCACGTTGTAACGGTCGGTGGCGGCCTTCAACAGTTCGCCCATGTCTCCCTCAAAAGACATCTCGACGTGGGTGTCGTTTGCGATCACGTTGCGAGCACCGGGCACGCTCTCGAAATCCGAGCCTTCCGGTCGCCGGTCAAGCACGAACTCCACGCGGCGAATGGCCTTCGACCTCAACTCTGCGACTGACTCGACCGCGATGAGAAAGCCGCCGCGGATGATTCCGACTCGGTCGGCGACGCGCTGGACCTCGGACAGCGTATGGCTGGACAGGAAGACAGTGCGCCCTTCGGCGGTCACTTCGTGCACCAAGTTCTGAAACTCCCGTTGGATAAGCGGGTCAAGTCCAGCTGTCGGTTCGTCCAAGATCAGCAGTTCCGGCCGGTTCATGAAGGCCTGGATGACCCCGACTTTTTGCCGGTTGCCCGTCGAAAGATCTCCGACCTTTCTCGAAAGGTCGGAGTCCAGTCGTTCGGCCAGCTCCCTGACGTAGGACCAGTCAACGCCGCCCCGCATATTTGCAAAGTACGTCAGGGTGTCCCAACCGGTCAGGTTTGGGTACAGCGCGAGGTCTCCCGGGATGTAACCGATGTGCTTGCGGATTTCGACGGAATTTCGATGCGTGTCCAGTCCGAGGATGGTCGCGGATCCGGCGGTGGGCCTGATCTCATCCAGCAACGTCCTGATCGTCGTCGTTTTTCCCGCACCGTTTGGCCCAAGAAAACCAAACACCTCGCCTTGCCGGACGTCCAGGTCCACACCTTCGATGCCACGGTGCTTGCCGTAGAACTTCGTCAGCTCACTCGCGTGAACAGCACCCATGGATTCGCCTTCGATCGAAATCCTTGACGTTTCCGCGCTCATTGCCATCTCGCCGCCTCCAGTTGTTGGTTGGTTTTGTCGATTCGATCCGAGACGTTCACCTCAGGTGGCACCTTGGAGTGCGCGATCGGCCTCGTCGAACGCCTCAAGGCGTTCGACTCCCCGTTGGAAAACCTCCAACGCCTGAGCGACCACTTCAAGCTCCTCCACCGACAGGAACGCCGCGATCTTCTCCATGGCCTCGTAATGGCTTCGATTCAAAGTGTCAATGACCTCTCTGCCTGCATGGGTCAGACGGGCCAGGGCGACCCGCCTGTCCTTGGGGTCGGAGACGCGCTCCACCAGATCTTTCCTGACCAGGCGCTCCACCATGCTCGAGGCGTTGGGAGGGGCCATTCCCTGGGCCTGCGAGATTTCGGTGATCTTGGCCGGGCCGGAAGCGAGGACATACAGGACCCCAATCTGCGGGAGAGTCAGGTCGCCGTCAATGGCGAATCCCTTCGCGTCCATGCAGCCGGCGGTTGAAATCGATTCCGCCAATTCACCGATCCTGGCGAGCAGCTCATCCCTTGTCGACATGAGCTACCCTCCCAGCAGAATCATATCTTCTTCATAATTATTATGGCTCTCATAATAGAGATCGCCAAAAGGGTAAGGATGGTAGCCATAACCATGTTGAAGCGGCTGTTCGGAATGCGAGGCGAATCGCCGGCTGCCCGGTTGCTCAAATCCGGCTAACCGGACGCTTGGCGAATTGAGCAAAGGACGGCAACACCTGGCAGTGCAAGCGGCGCCGTCGAACCCATCACCCATTCCACCCGACAAAGGTCCGCGGCAGGTGGGCCTACCGATTAATCAGCGCGGTTCCTCTGAGCGGAACGCCGCAAATTGAATGGTCAGGCGTAATCGGCGCCGGTCAGACTCTCCAGCACGGACTGTTGCCATTCCTTCAATTTGGCCCCCAAACGTTCAACTTCCTGCGGTTGAGCCGTTGAAAGGTCCCTTTTTTCGGATGCATCCGCTCGGATATCGAATAGTTCCTGGCCGGTTCCGGGCTCTCCATCAATGACGAGCTTGTATCGCGAATCAAGGACCGCGCGGGGTCCCTCGAAATCGTCTTCCCGGATCTCCGGATGGTGGTAGTTTTCGAAGTCGCGGGTGAATTTTCCGTCCATTAATTTGGCAAGCGGGCAAGTGCCGGACTGAAGGTCCGGATCGATATATGGCTCAGCGTCATCCGCCACGCTGCCGCCAAAACTCCAGAAGCAGATCGGATCGGGCCGGTCGCCCGCTTCACCTTCCATGGCCGGCACCAAACTGATGCCGTCCAAGGGGCGATCGGGCAATGGCTGTCCCGTCAGCTCGCACAATGTCGGCAGGATGTCGCTGGTGACCGAGTCCATCGACACGCGCATTGGATCCCTGAACCGGCCCGGCCACTCGATAACCGCAGGAACCCGGATACCGCCCTCGTAAACGAGTCCCTTGTAACCGCGCATTGGCGAGGCGAACCGGCTCTCCCGCGGCGCGCCGTTGTCGCCGCAGTACCAGAGCAAAGTCTCATCCCTTATCTGCTCCCGGGACAGGTGCTGGCGCAGATCGCCGATCGCCCTGTCCATCGCAGTGATCTCTGCATAACGCGCCTGCAGCACCCTGTCCAGTCGAACATGCACCTGCTCTCCGGTCTCAAGCGAGGTGATCTGCGCTGTGCTCTGCTGCAATTCTTCCGGCAGATCGCCGTAGGTGGCAAGGTCCTCATCAAGTGCGCTGTAGGGCTCGTGCGGGGATCCGAACCAGGCCACCACGAAAAACGGGCGCCCGGCTGCCCGCGCATCCGAGATGAAACGGTTGGCCGCATCGACGACGATCTGGGAGCTTTCACCCTCGTATTGCTCAGGGGCGCCGCCGTTGTGCGAAAGGTACGGGTCCATGTCGAAAAAGTTGTCGTGCGAGAGGTATTCCTCAAACCCCATTGCCCGCGGATTGGTTGGCGAATCGGCCTTCACCGGACCGAGATGCCACTTGCCAAAGTGGCCGCAGGCGTAGCCCGCCCGCGACAGGATCTGCGCGATGGTTATTTCCTCCGGCCGGATCGACCAGCCCGGGTCGAACGTTCCGCACCGATTCGGATGACGGCCGGTCATCACGCTCGCCCTAGTTGGCGAGCAGAGCGGTGCGCCGGAATAGAAGCTGTCGAGTCGGAGCCCTTCGGAGGCCATTTCATCCAGGACCGGCGTCTGCACGATCGGATGCCCGTTGTAGCCGGTTTCATGCCATCCGTGGTCGTCACTCATCAGAAACACGATGTTGGGCATCGAGCCCGGAGTTTCCCGGGCAGAGGTAGCCGCGGAGCTTGGCGATGCGTTCACGGGCGCTGAACTTCCAGAGCTATGGGTTGGGGATTGACGCCGCGCGATTCTTGCAGCCGGGCGGCTCGCCGATCGGGCCGATTTAGATCTCAAACGCGAGACGCCGCCATTTCCGCTCCCTCGCACCTTGCAAGAATGGGTGCCCTGAAGGGACTTTCACTGGTGGCGGCACCCTGATTTGCAGACACAGAATTCGGACCCAATGCTGGCAACTGGTTCCGCTACCGGGCAATCTTGGGGTCCGGCTTAACGCGTGATTCGTCCCCTGGCCTTGATCCTGGCGGCGGTGCTGGGCTTCAGCGGCGCGGCGCCGACCGCAGACGCGGCGATCGTGGCGCCGCAATCGTCGCCCGCATCGGACCGGGCGGTTCTTGCCGAATTATTCGAAGCCGCCGGCGGATCGGGATGGCTCAATTCCGACAACTGGAACAGCCCGGCCCCGCTGGATCAGTGGTACGGCCTCACCACTGATGAAGCCGGCAGGGTCACCGCAATCGCTCTGGCTTCCAACCGCCTGCGGGGGCAAATCACGCCCGCGATCGATCAACTTCAAGGCCTCGAAGCGCTAGACCTGAGCAACAACCTGCTCCGCGGCGCGGTCCCCCTCGGACTCGGGCGGCTCCCGGCGATCAGAACGATAAGTCTGGCCAACAACCGTTTCAGCGGTTCGATTCCGGCCGCCCTGGGCGCAGCTCCGCGACTGCAAATCCTTGACCTCTCCGGCAACCAGCTGGTCGCCGGCATCCCGGACCAGTTTTATGAGCTGAGCTCGCTCGAGCGACTCGATTTGAGCGGCAACCGACTGATCGACCGCGTCCGCCGGGAATTGGCCAACTTTTCGCGCCTGACCCACCTGGACTTGAGTCAAAACGGGTTCCATGGTCCGATTCCGGCCTCGCTCGGAACCCTGCAAAACCTCGAACGGCTGTTGATGGCGGAAAACTCGCTGTCCGGTGAAATCCCGGCCGGATTGTTCGGCATCGCAGATCTGGCGGAACTTGACCTTTCCGGCAACCGACTGAATGGACGCCTCCGAATCCCCGGCGGACCGCCCACGCGCCTGCAGCGGCTAGATCTTTCGGGCAACATCATCACCGGCCCGGTGCCGAGCGCGATCGCCAGGTTTGACGGTCTGCAGCACCTTGATCTTTCCAGCAACGTATTCAGGGGCCCGATTCCTGCGGGACTCGGCGACATGGCCGATCTGCGGGTCCTGCGGGTCGGCGGCAATCGGTTTTCGGGCTCGCTGCCGCGGCGGCTCGGCCAGCTGGAGAACTTGACCGAGCTCTGGGCCGGCGGCAACCAGCTGACCGGCCAAATACCGGATCTCTCGGCGCTCGCGACCCTTTCGCACCTGGATTTGGGCGGCAACTCCCTCTCCGGCCCGATACCCGCCTGGCTGGCGGAGCTTTCATCACTTGAAGTGCTCGACCTGAGCTCGAATTCGCTTACCGGGCCGCCGCCGAAGGAAATGGCCGAATTGAGCCGCGTAGTCCGGCTGGCGCTGGGAGGAAATCCGCTGACCGGCGCGATACCCGGCTGGCTCGGAGAGCTCGAGTCCCTCCAGGACCTGGACCTTGCAAACGCGAACCTGACCGCCCCGATCCCGGGCGGATTGCGATCGCTGGCGAACCTGCGGTGGGTCGATCTGGGCGGAAACCAACTGACCGGCCAGATTCCGCCGTGGTTCGGAGACTTCTCCGGACTGCAGTACCTGCGCCTGAGCGACAACGCGCTCTCGGGGCCGATCCCGCCGAATCTTTTCTCGGTCGCTCAACTACAGGTGCTCGAGCTCGACAACAACGCTTTCAGCGGAACGATCCCGGACCGATTCGGCGGCTTACCGGCGCTCACCCGTCTGCGGCTCAACGACAACCAGTTGAGCGGACCGATCCCGGATTCGCTGGGCAGATCATCGCGGATCAGATCGCTGCATCTGGACGGTAACCGACTGAGTGGGGAGTTGCCAGGCTGGCTGCCGGACCTGGACGCGCTTTCCGACCTGCGTCTCGGCCGCAACCGGCTCAGCGGCGAAATCCCGGACGACATCGGTCGCCTGCAATCCCTGCTCGAGCTCGGGATCGAGCGGAATCTCCTCGCCGGGCCGGTGCCCGAGTCGATCGGTTCCATTCCTGGGCTGCTCAGTCTCGACCTGTCCGGCAACCAGCTCGAGGGCCAGATCCCGCCGTCGCTGGCGTCGCTGGCCGAACTAGAGCATCTAGACCTGAGCAACAACCGGCTTGGCGGCTCCATCCCGGCCGCGCTTGGCAATCTTGGCCGCATGCGCTGGCTAAACCTCGCCCACAACCGGCTTGAAGGATTGATCCCGGAGGAGATTGCCCAGTTGTCGCGATTGCGCGAACTGTTCCTGGAAGGGAACGGCTTCGAGGGCTGCGCCCCTAACGAGATTCGCCGCCTCCGCTCCACGATCGACCTGCTGGAATTCGGCGGCAGACCGTTCTGCGACCTGGCCCTGAGCCTGATAAGTGTTTCGCCCGGACAAATCCGACCCGAATTCGATTCAGCCCGCCACGATTACGTCGTAGACGTTCCCGCCCCCGAGAGTTCGCGACACGTTTCGCTAAGGCTCTTCGCATACCAAGAATTGCAAGCGGTCGCGTTTCTTGACGCAAACGGTCGGATCCTTGCCGACGCCGACAGCCAGACCGGCGGCTTTCAGCTGGATATTGCCGAATTGACCGCCGATGACCTCCCGCCGCTGATGTCGGTGGAGGTGATCTCGGGGGACCTGAAATACCGCTACAGTCTGCGGTTCTCGCCCGCCCGGGCCGGGGAAGCGGGGTTGTACGCGGTGCTGGTCGATGGCCGCCCGATATTCGCCGGCATCGAGGCGGGAGAGTTTTCGCATAGGGTCGGTTTCGAACGCGGGCGGGTGCGAGTCGAACCGCTGGCGCTTGATCCCGGGGCGACCGTGAACATCTCCCCGCCCGATGCCGATCAGGTCGCCGAAAACGGCCACCAGGTCGACCTGGCGGTCGGTGCGAACAGCATCCTGATCGAGGTGACCCCGGCCGACGGTCAAAACGGGCGCGGATTCGAGCTGGCCCTGGAGCGCCTGGCCCCGGACCGTGACATCCTGATCCGGCTCTATGAAACCACCGGCGGCCCCGCATGGTCCCGAAGCGAGGGATGGCTGTCCGAAGATCCACTCGGCGATTGGCACGGGGTCAACACCGACAACGCCGGTCGCGTCGTCGAGCTCGAGTTGGGCGACAACGGGTTGAGCGGCCCGTTGCCGGCCGCGATCGCCGACCTTGTCCGGTTGCGGAATCTCGACCTCAGAAAAAACCGCCTGAGCGGCGAGATCCCGTCCGCCTTCGGCCAGTTGAGCGAGCTGGTGATCCTGGAACTGAGCGGCAACCGGCTTTCCGGACCCCTGCCGGACCAGGTGGCCCAATTGCCCAAACTTCTGCTGCTCTCGCTTGACGAGAACGAACTGTCCGGTCCGCTCCCGACCTCCTTCGGCAACGCCGCTGAGCTGATCGGGTTGGGGCTGGCCGGCAACGAGTTCACCGGGCCCGTCCCCGAGTCGTTCGGGAATCTGCCGGCCCTGGGGACATTGCGCCTCGCCGGCAACCGATTGGGGGGCTGTCTGCCGGCAACGCTCCGCGCCGACGTATTGCAGTACCACGATTTCGCCCGGCTCGGGCTTTCTTTCTGCGACGTCGGAATCCGTGCGCTGCCGCTGAACCTCGGCCGATTGCTGCCCGCTTTTTCGCCGGGCGACACCCGCTACCGGCTATTCGTGGAAATAGGCGACGTCTCCGCGCAACTCTCGCTGGCGCCGGAACTATTCAATGAAAGCTCCGAAGTCAGCTACCTGGGCCCGGATCTTGTCCCGCTGGTGGACGCCGATCCCCGGTCCGACGGGTTTCAGATCAATCTGTCGCGGCTGCCGCCGGACGGGGAACCCTTAGAACTGAGCATCCGGGTTTCAAACCCGGCCTCCGAGCAGACATACAGTTTTGCGATCGAACTCGCCAAACCGGGCGAGGTTGGCCTGGAGGCGATCGGGGTCGCCGGGCAGTTTTCCAACTATTCCATCGGTTCGAGTTACCTGCGCCGCCTGGTCAATCACCAGTCCGAACGCATCACCATTGAGCCCCGAACGATCGACCCGGCGGCGGTTTTCGAATTCCTGGCGCCGCCGGTCGGCTCAGGCGGGCCCCTCCCGCTGCCCGATGCCGACGGCGAACCGGGCAACGGTTTCCAGTTCGATACCGCCTCGGGCCCGAACATTCTGCTGCTGCGGGTGCAGTCGGCCGATTCAAGCAGGGTTCGCATCTACGCGCTGGTGATCGTGCGCACCCCGGGCAAGCCCTCGCCGCCCGCAATAGCCGCGGTCGCGCGGAGCCCCGCTCGAACGGAGATTTACTGGTCTCCGCCGGACATTACCGGAGGAAGTCAAATCACTGGCTACGACCTGCGCTACATATATGCCGGGACCCCAGAGAAATCCGACCGATACTGGACGATGATCGGCCGCCTGGATCCCGTCGCCGGCCTCAATCTGGTTCTTGACGGTCTCGAGGACGATCTTTCGTACGAATTTCAGATTCGGGCCCGCAATCGCGCCGGCGCCGGCCCTTGGTCAGACGCGTTCGCGGTGGCGCCGGCGGCCTGATCAGCGGGAATCCAGTTCTGGAAGCCGTGCTCTCTCCCGCGCTCGCGGTCCAGGGGATCGGCGTTGTCGCGTCACCGCCATTCCCTCGCACCGGATTGGGGCTCGGACGCATCGAATCCGCAATCCTGCTGAATTACTGCGCGACTTACCTCGGAATCCCAGCGTTTCAACCCTGACACAAATAGCGCCGCCGGCAACTTGATTCCGGATAACCTTTTTTGTCAATGCGAGGTGGGCAGATGCCGGTTCCCACCCCGGAATCAAGGAGACGGTACATGGCATCCACCGCCGAACGCCTGCGCAAGCTGGTAAGCGAAAACGTTGAAGTAGACGGCAAGTCGCTGGACATTCCGGCCGACCTGAATTTCAGTCTCGCTGACGCCGGCGTTTCTTCACTCGATCTGGTGGCGCTTGGCAAACTGGTCGCCGAAGAATTCAATATCACGTTTGCAATCGAAGACTGCACGTCGATCACTGATCTTGCGCAACTGGCCGATTTCATCGACGCCAAGGCGGCCTGACCCCACGCCGGGCCGGCTCCGCGGGGCGGATTTCCCCAGGCGCGCAAAACTCCGAGACCTGATGCTTCCAGCGGCGGTTCGGCCTTGCCGGCGCGGTCGGGAACCCGGCCCGCTGAAATCGCAAGTGGCAGGGGTCGCGGCGGCACGCAGCCGCCGTCAATCGGACGGCGGTGAAATCCGGCGATTCAGGCCCTGGGAAAGTGCCGTTGGGTACTCACGAATAGGCAGTATCACGAAGTTGTTGCCCTAACTTGTCTTCATCTCCTGAACGGATCTGGTTCATCCCCGAGCCAAACGCCTCGGTCGAACTCGACCTGGGCGGCGGCGCAACGATCCTGCTGCGACGTCACGGAAACCCCGAAGGCCCACGCATCCTGGTCAGCCACGGCAACGGCCTGGCCAGCGATATGTACTACCCGTTCTGGTCGCTGCTGGAAGATGAATTCGATCTGGTCGTTTACGACCTGCGCAACCACGGCCGAAACCCGGTCGGAGACATAGATGGTCACAACATCCCGAACATGGTCGACGATCACGATCGGGTCCTGGAAGCGGTCGCCGCCAACTTTGGGGAAAAGCCCGCGATAGGTCTATACCACTCGGTTTCGGCGCTCATTGCTTTGCTCTCCCCCGCCCTCGGCGCCAACTACCAGGCGCTGGTTTTGATCGATCCGCCGATCACCAAAGCGGGGCGCGACTACCAGGAGTTCGAGGCGGCCGCCAATCGCGCGGCGGCAATGGCCCGCCGCCGGGCCGACAACATCCCGACCAAGATCAAGATGATTGAAGTCCTTTCGGTCATTCCGATTTACCAGCGAATGGTGCCGGGGGTTTACCAACTCATCGCCGACACGACCCTGCGCCCTAACCGCAGTCGTGAGGGATTCACCTTGCGGTGCCCCAAGGAATACGAAGCCCGGATCATGGAATACGCCTGCGCCTTTGCGGTCGCGGTGGACCTGGAGGCGATTGAATGCCCGATCCAGGTGATCGGCGCCGATCCGACGATCCCTTACTCCTACCTACCGAGCCTGGACCTGAGCGCAATCGCCCGCGTCAACTACGACTTCATTCCGGACTCGACCCACTTCCTGCAGTTGGAGGAACCGGAGGAGTGCCTGGCCATGATGCGCGAATTCCTGGGCACGATCGGGGCGCTCGACCAGGGCTGACGGTCCCCCGGGCCTGCCACTGCCGGAA from the Chloroflexota bacterium genome contains:
- a CDS encoding sulfatase-like hydrolase/transferase, yielding MPNIVFLMSDDHGWHETGYNGHPIVQTPVLDEMASEGLRLDSFYSGAPLCSPTRASVMTGRHPNRCGTFDPGWSIRPEEITIAQILSRAGYACGHFGKWHLGPVKADSPTNPRAMGFEEYLSHDNFFDMDPYLSHNGGAPEQYEGESSQIVVDAANRFISDARAAGRPFFVVAWFGSPHEPYSALDEDLATYGDLPEELQQSTAQITSLETGEQVHVRLDRVLQARYAEITAMDRAIGDLRQHLSREQIRDETLLWYCGDNGAPRESRFASPMRGYKGLVYEGGIRVPAVIEWPGRFRDPMRVSMDSVTSDILPTLCELTGQPLPDRPLDGISLVPAMEGEAGDRPDPICFWSFGGSVADDAEPYIDPDLQSGTCPLAKLMDGKFTRDFENYHHPEIREDDFEGPRAVLDSRYKLVIDGEPGTGQELFDIRADASEKRDLSTAQPQEVERLGAKLKEWQQSVLESLTGADYA
- a CDS encoding alpha/beta hydrolase; this translates as MSSSPERIWFIPEPNASVELDLGGGATILLRRHGNPEGPRILVSHGNGLASDMYYPFWSLLEDEFDLVVYDLRNHGRNPVGDIDGHNIPNMVDDHDRVLEAVAANFGEKPAIGLYHSVSALIALLSPALGANYQALVLIDPPITKAGRDYQEFEAAANRAAAMARRRADNIPTKIKMIEVLSVIPIYQRMVPGVYQLIADTTLRPNRSREGFTLRCPKEYEARIMEYACAFAVAVDLEAIECPIQVIGADPTIPYSYLPSLDLSAIARVNYDFIPDSTHFLQLEEPEECLAMMREFLGTIGALDQG
- a CDS encoding MarR family transcriptional regulator, which translates into the protein MSTRDELLARIGELAESISTAGCMDAKGFAIDGDLTLPQIGVLYVLASGPAKITEISQAQGMAPPNASSMVERLVRKDLVERVSDPKDRRVALARLTHAGREVIDTLNRSHYEAMEKIAAFLSVEELEVVAQALEVFQRGVERLEAFDEADRALQGAT
- a CDS encoding ABC transporter permease subunit; this encodes MTLANITLKTARDRWLGWVISAVSLALLLLFGMAAYREIDLTIYTELPEAFRSLFGIGEGVDAGGLAVGYILGSFGAFVTAAMALVFGSAAIAGEERNGTMNILLANPKSRTHVLLSKAASLVVLAALTVAILWASVYPAAALMDVEISGLEVEALALHLYVNAVYYGMLALAIGAITGNRDTASGVAAGILVISFFAVGLLPLVEGLENLRKAFPWYYFDGSDPIYNGIAWDHLAVLASASVVLLVAAMVGFGRRDLKSQSVGTSLLDRMRSNPILNRIVGRLAGSARVSSIWLKTVSDYQTLLLVTSAAMFLVMGVILGPMYASLTEETRVAFHNFPEELIALFGGGELGTPEGWYTLETFGLMAPLAVILVTAVTGAGALAGEESRRTMGLLLANPIRRSRIVIEKSATMTLFGIAVGIATFAGVSLGSVFGDLGMSFVNIGSTAALQVLSGLVFGFLALAIGAGTGRASAAIYGAVGAALVSHLLTSLVKINDGLAGIAWLSPFHYYLVSDPLNTGMDWGDALVLTVLSAALFGLSIFLFQRRDIRQRG
- a CDS encoding ABC transporter ATP-binding protein, which codes for MGAVHASELTKFYGKHRGIEGVDLDVRQGEVFGFLGPNGAGKTTTIRTLLDEIRPTAGSATILGLDTHRNSVEIRKHIGYIPGDLALYPNLTGWDTLTYFANMRGGVDWSYVRELAERLDSDLSRKVGDLSTGNRQKVGVIQAFMNRPELLILDEPTAGLDPLIQREFQNLVHEVTAEGRTVFLSSHTLSEVQRVADRVGIIRGGFLIAVESVAELRSKAIRRVEFVLDRRPEGSDFESVPGARNVIANDTHVEMSFEGDMGELLKAATDRYNVEDIKTSETDLEEIFLTYYHTDEVAKQ